TTTCTACAACATGGAGGAAGTAAATATTATGTTGTAAGTAGTTTTTCAGCAAAACCTCAAAAATAAAAAAAGAGGGAAATCCGCTTAGGATTTCCCTCTTTTTTTATCAACAAAATATCCTAAAACTCCAAGAAGTATAAAAATAATAACCATTGACCAACTAATATATCCATCCAATTTTAATTGCATTAAGCAATATATAATAATAATCACAATAATAACAAAGCTATACTTTAAAATATTCATTTTATATCCTTTCTATAGCAATAATTATTTTCTTCTAATTTTTATAATATTTTTATAAATTTCATAAAATATAGACAGAAATATTATAAATAAAATTATATTAACAATATACATTTAATAATACTCCTTTTAAATTCTATTAAAAATATTCTTTAATATACAAAACTTCATAATCTCTTATTCAACAAATATTCATTTAAAGCTAAAGTGATTAATGCACTTTTTGACACACCCAACTCTACAGATAATATTTCTAATTTTTTTGCAACATCATCTTTTAATGTAATTTGTAATCTTTTCATCAAAATTATCCTCCTTTTTCAAAATACATGTTAGCACAAATATACACATTCAAACACAAAAATACACAAAAATACACAAAAATATATTTTTTATTCCAATTTCCTTTTTGTGCAGAAACTTTGACCCTTCAAACTTCCCGAAGATGATCCACCAGGCAAAAAACGCCCTGGTGGGCCCACTTCGTTAAGTGTAATTGAAGGGTCTTTTCTTTCACAAAAAGTTTTCTCGGCATAAAAGATCGTTGCACCTTTTTTCAACTTCGCAGATTAATTCTATAGAAAAAATCAAAATGATTTATGCTTATTTTTAATTTTAAGCCCGTTTAAACCATTTTTAGAGTTTTTCTAGTAAAAAAGTACTTAGAATTCAAAAACGACTCTTAAAACGCAAATATGAGCCAAATAATTAAATTTTAATTTTCATCAGTGTCTGCGA
Above is a window of Macrococcus sp. 19Msa1099 DNA encoding:
- a CDS encoding CopG family transcriptional regulator — translated: MKRLQITLKDDVAKKLEILSVELGVSKSALITLALNEYLLNKRL